The proteins below are encoded in one region of Penicillium psychrofluorescens genome assembly, chromosome: 4:
- a CDS encoding uncharacterized protein (ID:PFLUO_006524-T1.cds;~source:funannotate), giving the protein MSTRSGLSKLGRLDKDSEAPTSKKQKLEHMNADSLAGPPSGLERILAKLSPKEVLASTSPSSQSTSTPDLLPAPDIANTAELLRLKQELLAANSKIASQEQELAQTRVIKHTLDQALGPPSEVDFGGSGSREVTEQTISHLQNAFNASNPTTFAQVQDAWNAQDDSQSDISDALSAGAYNRARGLWSQHGQQPLGVGANGSAFDNPYEALPGSGNSLGQDHPTRFWGSSSFASRGALPSHRVLSGPSCGFQSRPPGEQIWSLPAPNLGPRRVITQGTRDSPSFPVATTPWGGFHTGSLGDQFPQSPGNRPSSAYQQLGVYPIPYQTPSVGTALSPTATEFTSASTNATSWATSSTGGNSIQTYISPLEPLNYRRLLDKNVSCDWKYIVDKIVCNNDQQASIFLQQKLKVGTTEQKYDIIEAIVNQAYPLMVNRFGNFLIQRCFEHGTPEQVVAIANAIRGNTLNLSMDPFGCHVIQKAFDCVSEEHKAVMVHELLRRIPETVIHRYACHVWQKLFELRWSGEPPQVMAKVNEALRGMWHEVALGETGSLVVQNIFENCVEDEKRPAIEEVLGKIDVLARGQFGNWCIQHICEHGAPHDKSRAVEHVLHWAVDYSMDQFASKIVEKCLKIGGSEFLERYLSRVCTGRADRPRMPLTDIAGDQYGNYLIQWILMNAAAHQRELVASHIRYVFSSIHYQPWKFPWLSIGI; this is encoded by the exons ATGTCCACTCGCTCCGGGTTGTCCAAGCTTGGCCGTCTGGACAAAGACAGTGAAGCTCCCACAAGCAAG AAGCAGAAGTTAGAGCACATGAATGCCGATTCCTTGGCCGGACCGCCTTCGGGACTGGAGAGGATACTGGCCAAGCTCTCTCCAAAGGAGGTGCTTGCCAGTACTTCTCCCAGTTCCCAAAGCACTTCAACTCCCGATCTATTGCCGGCCCCAGATATCGCGAATACCGCGGAGCTACTTCGTCTCAAACAAGAGCTGCTCGCCGCAAATTCCAAAATAGCCTCGCAGGAGCAAGAGTTGGCCCAAACCCGCGTGATTAAGCATACCCTGGATCAAGCCCTCGGGCCACCCTCCGAAGTTGACTttggtggaagtggcagTCGGGAGGTTACCGAACAGACCATCAGCCATTTGCAGAATGCATTCAATGCCTCGAATCCCACCACGTTCGCCCAGGTCCAGGACGCCTGGAATGCCCAAGATGATTCCCAGTCTGATATCTCGGATGCTCTGTCGGCAGGGGCCTACAATCGGGCTCGCGGCCTGTGGTCTCAGCATGGGCAGCAGCCACTTGGAGTGGGCGCCAATGGATCGGCCTTTGATAATCCATACGAGGCTCTTCCAGGATCAGGCAATTCCTTGGGCCAGGACCACCCAACGCGATTCTGGGGTAGTTCGTCTTTTGCAAGTCGTGGTGCTCTTCCGTCCCACAGAGTACTTTCGGGCCCTTCGTGCGGATTCCAGTCCCGCCCCCCTGGTGAGCAAATTTGGTCCCTCCCAGCTCCGAATCTGGGGCCTCGTCGGGTCATCACCCAAGGAACCCGCGACTCGCCTTCATTTCCAGTCGCTACCACTCCTTGGGGTGGGTTTCATACCGGATCCCTCGGTGATCAATTTCCTCAGTCGCCCGGGAACAGGCCGTCGAGCGCTTACCAGCAGCTGGGGGTCTATCCGATCCCTTATCAAACGCCGTCGGTTGGGACTGCTCTGTCACCCACGGCCACTGAATTCACGTCAGCCAGCACAAATGCTACCTCCTGGGCAACTTCGTCA ACTGGCGGAAACTCCATTCAGACGTATATCTCTCCGCTCGAGCCACTCAACTACCGACGTCTGCTCGACAAGAACGTTTCTTGCGACTGGAAGTACATTGTGGACAAGATTGTCTGCAACAACGATCAGCAAGCTTCTATCTTTTTGCAGCAAAAGCTCAAGGTCGGTACTACGGAGCAGAAGTACGACatcatcgaggccattgtgAACCAGGCGTATCCACTCATGGTGAATCGGTTTGGCAACTTTCTGATCCAGCGCTGCTTTGAGCATGGAACCCCGGAACAAGTCGTTGCCATTGCCAACGCAATTCGAGGAAACACACTCAACCTGAGTATGGATCCTTTTGGCTGCCATGTGATCCAAAAGGCCTTCGACTGCGTCTCCGAGGAACACAAGGCTGTTATGGTCCATGAGCTCTTGCGCCGCATCCCGGAGACGGTTATTCATCGATACGCTTGTCATGTTTGGCAAAAGCTCTTCGAACTCCGCTGGAGCGGCGAGCCTCCTCAGGTCATGGCCAAGGTCAACGAGGCTCTGCGTGGAATGTGGCATGAGGTGGCTTTGGGGGAGACGGGAAGCTTGGTTGTTCAGAACATCTTCGAGAATTgcgtggaggatgagaag CGACCGGCGATCGAAGAAGtgctgggcaagatcgaTGTGCTCGCACGGGGCCAGTTTGGTAACTGGTGTATCCAACACATCTGCGAACATGGGGCTCCGCATGACAAGAGTCGCGCCGTTGAACATGTTCTCCATTGGGCTGTGGACTACAGTATGGATCAGTTCGCCTCCAAGATAGTAGAGAAATGCCTGAAGATCGGAGGATCTGAGTTCTTGGAGCGCTATCTTTCTCGAGTCTGCACTGGACGCGCTGACCGACCCCGGATGCCGTTGACTGATA TTGCGGGTGACCAATATGGCAACTATTTGATCCAATGGATCTTGATGAATGCCGCAGCTCACCAGCGGGAGCTTGTCGCCAGCCACATTCGGTACGTATTCTCTTCAATCCACTACCAACCGTGGAAATTTCCGTGGCTAAGTATCGGTATCTAA
- a CDS encoding uncharacterized protein (ID:PFLUO_006525-T1.cds;~source:funannotate), translated as MQADLDSSVSQTKAALTLSFSEVNWDFLQSVYGWSALQYQAWARGALNILGVEAQTVALWAGGLLEFWVDGKPHFGGDLYHYRRAPSLIQLSPGLHVVDLRLTRDVRAQGGLDSSMKVLIEAELRDEPITVDQRSLVVSELTDRKLGVPLRPSITCLLRGLRKSRGIRLGPLMFNISLAESDANRFAVHIEYRLAGQKGGPTRILPFNVNLRERHLSEAQRFTYLHPSSGVSYAIVRPPPTSCNILHRSTSLPVIIALHGAGLDVDSAEARAMLDGAYGVCAWMLFPSGVTSWSGDDWHHWGNADAQAALSAVPEWMANVGWNGPGASLHDLILLGHSNGGQGAWYYATHYPDQVAAVAPVSGYTSIESLSILSSRDYVPYSMWQNLEPSLLSVLLRSRSSYKHELLLENVAGIPVVQQHGSDDDNVPAYHSRLIHEMLGQISWPSKYKELLGAGHWFSGVLTTPFHQQFYHDVASSPRASTGMPHNFTIMIPATGVIGSKAGIQVDQLQSPDQNGEMAIIRHPESQTWDVRSRNIRRFHLTDVARQIEVPDVMILDQPVLAGVQNVAIQISRNLVQCFSADAHIVRGCFPDGPGNAIILALGDDLPPSQLDTYPIHADQGRLVISSSQSSPHGYLYEPGLGAVFLRPLADERVELVVWGADLAGLRQAARLVPTVTGGGQPDYAVLGDEGRWRGAAGVLAAGHMDWSWQVSCSSFFSTSLGR; from the exons ATGCAAGCTGACCTCGATTCCTCGGTCAGCCAGACCAAGGCTGCCCTTACATTAAGCTTTTCCGAGGTCAATTGGGATTTCTTGCAATCCGTCTACGGCTGGTCAGCCCTCCAATATCAGGCATGGGCACGCGGGGCCTTGAATATCCTGGGTGTCGAGGCCCAGACGGTTGCCCTCTGGGCGGGTGGCCTCTTAGAGTTCTGGGTTGATGGCAAACCGCACTTTGGAGGCGACCTCTATCACTACCGCAGAGCTCCCAGCCTGATACAGCTGTCTCCGGGGCTCCATGTAGTCGATCTGCGGTTGACCCGCGACGTCCGGGCCCAGGGAGGATTGGATAGTAGTATGAAGGTTCTCATCGAAGCCGAGCTGCGAGATGAGCCCATCACTGTGGACCAACGCAGCCTGGTGGTGTCTGAACTGACCGACAGGAAATTGGGAG TGCCCCTAAG ACCCAGCATCACCTGTCTCTTGCGAGGGCTCCGGAAGTCGCGGGGTATCAGACTCGGGCCATTGATGTTCAACATTTCCCTGGCCGAGTCAGATGCAAATCGATTTGCGGTACACATTGAGTACCGGCTTGCTGGACAAAAGGGCGGACCGACCAGGATTCTGCCATTTAATGTCAATCTCAGAGAGAGACACCTGTCCGAAGCCCAACGGTTCACTTATCTTCACCCGTCGAGTGGTGTCTCGTATGCCATCGTACGACCTCCTCCGACCTCTTGTAACATTTTGCACAGGTCCACCAGTTTGCCAGTGATTATTGCTCTCCATGGAGCGGGACTGGACGTGGACAGCGCGGAGGCTCGCGCCATGTTGGACGGAGCATATGGAGTATGTGCCTGGATGTTGTTTCCGAGTGGTGTCACCTCATGGAGTGGCGATGACTGGC ATCATTGGGGCAACGCTGATGCGCAGGCTGCACTCTCTGCCGTCCCGGAGTGGATGGCCAATGTTGGATGGAACGGCCCCGGTGCTTCCTTGCATGATTTGATCCTTCTCGGCCACTCCAACGGTG GCCAAGGAGCGTGGTATTACGCCACACATTACCCCGATCAAGTCGCTGCTGTAGCCCCCGTGTCAGGCTACACTTCCATTGAGAGTTTGTCCATCCTCTCGTCCAGAG ACTATGTTCCCTATAGCATGTGGCAAAATCTTGAGCCGTCACTCTTGTCCGTGCTGCTCCGCTCTCGGTCTTCCTATAAGCACGAGTTGCTGTTGGAGAATGTGGCGGGGATTCCAGTGGTGCAGCAACATGGCTCTGATGATGATAACGTGCCTGCATATCACTCGCGTCTGATTCACGAGATGCTTGGCCAGATCTCCTGGCCATCAAAGTACAAAGAGCTTCTGGGAGCAGGCCATTGGTTTTCCGGTGTGTTGACAACCCCGTTCCACCAACAATTTTACCATGACGTGGCCAGCAGCCCGCGAGCCTCAACTGGAATGCCCCACAACTTCACCATCATGATCCCGGCCACTGGTGTCATCGGATCCAAAGCCGGGATTCAGGTAGACCAGCTGCAGTCGCCCGATCAGAATGGTGAAATGGCCATCATTCGCCATCCGGAGAGTCAAACGTGGGATGTGCGTAGTCGCAACATCCGCCGATTTCACCTGACGGATGTTGCTCGTCAGATCGAGGTGCCGGATGTCATGATCCTGG ATCAACCTGTGCTCGCTGGCGTCCAGAACGTTGCAATCCAGATTAGCCGCAACCTGGTTCAATGTTTTTCTGCGGATGCACACATCGTTCGCGGATGCTTCCCGGATGGTCCAGGAAATGCCATCATTCTGGCCCTGGGGGACGATCTTCCTCCGTCCCAGCTCGACACATACCCAATCCATGCGGATCAAGGTCGCTTGGTGATTAGTTCGTCCCAATCGTCTCCACATGGGTATTTATACGAGCCCGGTCTGGGGGCCGTGTTTCTGCGGCCGTTGGCGGACGAGCGTGTGGAGCTCGTCGTCTGGGGTGCCGACCTGGCTGGGTTGCGACAGGCCGCTCGCCTGGTGCCGACGGTGACTGGCGGGGGGCAGCCGGACTATGCGGTGCTGGGGGACGAGGGTCGCTGGCGAGGTGCGGCGGGAGTGTTGGCTGCCGGCCATATGGACTGGTCGTGGCAGGTGTCGTGCAGTTCCTTCTTCAGTACTTCCTTAGGTAGGTAG
- a CDS encoding uncharacterized protein (ID:PFLUO_006527-T1.cds;~source:funannotate), which yields MRPQLFRAAVRSLRAPKVTPRTFATSTPRAAEVELTIDGKKVSVEAGSALIQACEKAGATIPRYCYHEKLLIAGNCRMCLVEVERAPKPVASCAWPVQPGMVVKTNSPLVHKAREGVMEFLLANHPLDCPICDQGGECDLQDQSMRYGADRGRFHEISGKRAVEDKNIGPLVKTSMNRCIHCTRCVRFMNDVAGAPELGTTGRGNDMQIGTYLEQNLNSEMSGNVIDLCPVGALTSKPYAFRARPWELKHTESIDVLDALGSNVRIDSRGMEVMRILPRLNDDINEEWINDKSRFACDGLKTQRLTTPLIRREGKFVPATWEQALTEISSAHQKLQLKPNEFKAVAGHLVDAESLVAMKDMANKLGSDNLALDQPGGSSPVAHGIDARANYLFNSKIYGTEEADALLLVATNPRHEAAVLNARIRKQYLRSDMEIGLVGEEFESTFDLEHLGTDVSALKAALSGEFGKKLAGAKRPMIVVGSAATEHPDAKAIFEAVGSFVEKHANFNTPEWQGYNVLQRAASRAGAYEVGFTTPSPEVAQISPKMIWLLGADEIAQSEIPKDAFVIYQGHHGDRSAQLADVILPGAAYTEKSATYINTEGRVQVTRAATSLPGAARDDWKIIRATSEFLGAPLPYDDIEALRDRMEEISPVMRRYDVVEPSSVSSLSKVQLVDQNRGSPATGAPFKKVIEDFFFTDSISRSSPTMARCSAAKATGNPETNFMAAGEMSPQALYG from the exons ATGCGGCCGCAGCTGTTCCGTGCGGCCGTCCGGTCGCTCCGGGCCCCCAAGGTCACCCCCAGGACCTTCGCGACGTCAACCCCTCGAGCGGCCGAGGTGGAACTCACCATTG ATGGAAAGAAGGTGTCGGTGGAAG CCGGCTCGGCTCTCATCCAGGCATGCGAGAAGGCAGGCGCGACAATTCCCAG ATACTGCTACCACGA AAAACTCTTGATCGCCGGAAACT GTCGTATGTGCCTCGTTGAAGTTGAGCGAGCTCCGAAGCCGGTGGCCTCGTGTGCCTGGCCTGTGCAGCCCGGAATGGTGGTCAAGACAAACTCGCCGTTGGTGCACAAGGCGAGAGAAGGTGTCATGGAGTTCCTGCTCGCCAACCACCCACTCGATTGCCCCATCTGTGACCAGGGAGGAGAGTGTGACCTTCAGGACCAGTCGATGCGCTATGGCGCTGACCGTGGCCGGTTCCATGAAATCAGTGGCAAGCGTGCTGTGGAGGATAAGAACATTGGGCCCCTGGTCAAAACATCGATGAACCGATGTATTCATTGCACTCGCTGTGTTCGATTCATGAACGACGTCGCCGGCGCACCAGAACTGGGAACGACTGGCCGCGGGAACGACATGCAGATCGGGACCTATCTGGAACAGAACCTGAATTCGGAAATGTCGGGCAACGTCATTGACCTTTGCCCCGTCGGTGCTCTGACTTCCAAACCTTACGCTTTCCGTGCTCGTCCTTGGGAGCTGAAGCACACCGAGTCGATCGACGTTCTCGATGCCCTGGGCTCGAACGTTCGGATTGATAGCCGTGGTATGGAAGTCATGCGCATTCTGCCAAGACTGAACGACGATATCAATGAGGAATGGATCAACGACAAGTCGCGGTTTGCGTGTGATGGATTGAAAACTCAACGACTCACGACGCCCTTGATTCGCCGGGAAGGCAAATTTGTGCCGGCTACCTGGGAACAGGCTCTCACGGAAATCTCGTCTGCCCACCAGAAACTGCAGCTGAAGCCCAATGAGTTCAAGGCCGTTGCGGGACACTTGGTCGATGCCGAATCGCTTGTTGCTATGAAGGATATGGCGAACAAGCTGGGATCCGACAACCTTGCTCTTGACCAGCCCGGCGGCAGTTCACCCGTCGCCCACGGTATCGATGCACGTGCAAACTACCTGTTCAACTCCAAGATCTATGGCACCGAGGAAGCGGAcgcccttcttctggttgCCACGAACCCCCGTCATGAGGCCGCGGTCCTGAATGCTCGCATTCGTAAACAATACCTGCGCTCCGACATGGAGATTGGGCTTGTTGGAGAGGAGTTTGAAAGCACTTTTGATTTGGAGCACCTTGGAACCGACGTCTCTGCTCTGAAAGCCGCATTGTCTGGAGAGTTTggcaagaagctcgccgGCGCCAAGCGGCCAATGATTGTTGTTGGTAGCGCAGCTACCGAGCACCCCGATGCGAAGGCCATTTTCGAGGCCGTTGGGAGCTTTGTCGAGAAGCACGCCAACTTCAACACCCCTGAGTGGCAAGGCTACAACGTCCTTCAGCGTGCAGCTTCTCGGGCCGGAGCCTATGAAGTCGGCTTCACTACCCCGTCCCCCGAGGTCGCTCAGATTTCCCCCAAGATGATCTGGCTCTTGGGCGCAGATGAGATCGCGCAAAGTGAGATTCCGAAGGATGCGTTTGTCATTTACCAGGGCCACCACGGAGACCGGAGTGCCCAGCTCGCAGACGTCATCCTCCCGGGAGCAGCATATACCGAGAAATCCGCCACTTATATCAACACCGAGGGTCGTGTGCAGGTCACTCGTGCAGCTACGTCGCTGCCCGGTGCGGCCCGTGATGACTGGAAGATTATCCGCGCCACCAGCGAGTTCCTCGGCGCTCCTCTGCCCTATGATGACATCGAGGCCCTCAGGGATCGCATGGAGGAGATCAGCCCTGTGATGCGTCGGTACGATGTTGTTGAGCCCAGCTCGGTCAGCTCATTGAGCAAGGTCCAGCTAGTGGATCAGAACAGGGGGTCCCCAGCCACCGGGGCTCCGTTCAAGAAGGTCATTGaggacttcttcttcactgacTCTATTTCTAGAAG ctcacccaccatggcccgctgctccgccgccaaggccaccgGTAACCCCGAGACCAACTTCATGGCCGCTGGAGAGATGTCTCCTCAAGCCCTATATGGCTAG
- a CDS encoding uncharacterized protein (ID:PFLUO_006528-T1.cds;~source:funannotate): MPSRVLRIPRSDEPEAFVLVHVASSGSLPLDLTVVATEGESPFINVVRQAHLKNLRAKNYQGTDDEWFQIVSLALGQRSLAADDSGWLSGVETTASISGSEDEGKQLIITIRKRVQTITQRLGALTLAQDDEQAVELFDWSGIAAARAEGLEQQVADLTDRYRLAEGTIRKMNQQLEELMHAKSQHENQMVGNFVQLLNEKKLKIRNQQRLLASATADPAKVFEIQTALSDKSQIARERGHAVKRSAQDASEADEDSDQFEEMDVDQRREETTGNQETDDDQPLTPQMLEEEEQTATDDEELDQPPSAERVLLTEAGRSTHAKRGSPPKKAPPPRRELPFTSGFGAPRTTQLEQTNGDTEETAGETDDDEL; encoded by the exons ATGCCATCCAGAGTCCTGCGTATTCCGAGATCAGACGAGCCCGAGGCCTTTGTGCTTGTCCACGTCGCATCCTCTGGCTCGCTGCCCCTGGACTTGACCGTGGTCGCTACCGAGGGCGAGTCGCCCTTCATCAACGTTGTGAGACAAGCCCATCTGAAGAATCTCCGCGCCAAGAACTATCAAGGAACGGACGATGAGTGGTTTCAGATCGTCTCGCTAGCTCTGGGACAGCGATCGCTTGCGGCCGATGACTCGGGCTGGTTGTCAGGCGTGGAAACCACGGCTAGCATCTCGGGGTCCGAGGATGAGGGCAAGCAGCTGATCATCACGATCCGCAAGAGGGTCCAGACAATCACG CAACGACTGGGTGCCTTGACTCTCGCCCAGGATGATGAGCAAGCCGTGGAGCTGTTTGACTGGTCAGGCATTGCTGCCGCCAGAGCGGAGgggctggagcagcaggTCGCCGACCTGACTGACCGCTATCGCCTTGCCGAGGGCACTATCCGCAAAATGAACCAacagctcgaggagctcatGCATGCAAAGAGCCAACACGAGAACCAGATGGTTGGCAATTTTGTCCAGCTTctcaacgagaagaagctgaagatcCGGAACCAGCAGCGTCTGCTGGCATCAGCAACGGCTGACCCCGCGAAAG TGTTCGAAATACAAACTGCTCTTTCTGATAAGTCCCAGATTGCTCGGGAAAGGGGTCATGCAGTGAAACGAAGCGCCCAAGATGCTAGCGAAGCAGACGAAGATTCCGACCAGTTCGAGGAAATGGACGTGGAtcaaagaagagaagaaaccACGGGTAATCAGGAGACCGACGATGATCAACCATTAACTCCTCAGATGttagaagaagaagaacagacTGCcacggacgacgaggagcttgatcAGCCTCCGTCTGCGGAAAGGGTTCTTTTAACAGAGGCTGGTCGGTCTACCCATGCAAAACGTGGATCACCTCCCAAGAAGGCACCACCCCCGCGAAGAGAGTTGCCCTTCACGAGCGGTTTCGGAGCGCCGAGAACGACGCAGCTGGAGCAAACCAATGGAGATACCGAGGAAACTGCCGGAGagacggatgatgatgaactATAA
- a CDS encoding uncharacterized protein (ID:PFLUO_006526-T1.cds;~source:funannotate), with amino-acid sequence MRQPEVQVPTKTPTSQPTSSPIDKFPPYDESLDAVPGPSPSVKYSQDLWEPRRTGSYARVPTNATVRNPKQRSRKSISEAITTIRTRNGSVSQNAQELASALRAPLSYRLITLCLIWYLTSALTNTSSKSILNALPMPITLTIVQFAFVSIWCLLLVYLSTVIPWLRQTVPALQTGIRYPSRDVISAALPLAVFQLAGHILSSMATSQIPVSLVHTIKGLSPLFTVMAYRVLFRIRYARATYLSLIPLTVGVMLACSTGLSTNLFGILCALLAALVFVSQNIFSKKLFNEAARAESEGPGRQKLDKLNLLCYCSGLAFFLTLPIWFVSEGYPLIADIIHDGVISLSGKKGSLDHGALLVEFVFNGVSHFAQNILAFVLLSMISPVSYSVASLVKRVFVIVAAILYFGSTTTPIQAVGIGLTFVGLYLYDRNSHDDVADQRANADHFRARESILPTNVRSASKPWDSNGYAFPSGSAHNHGAQPMPKNSKKEDDDGLGQARPRGSSVSHAWLPGTKQESTWQSNDTPAAT; translated from the exons ATGCGGCAACCGGAAGTGCAAGTGCCCACCAAGACTCCCACCTCCCAACCGACCAGCAGCCCCATCGACAAGTTCCCTCCATACGATGAGTCCTTGGACGCTGTCCCGGGGCCAAGTCCCTCAGTGAAATACTCGCAGGATCTCTGGGAGCCACGGAGAACAGGCTCCTACGCGCGGGTTCCCACCAATGCCACCGTGAGGAATCCCAAACAACGGTCCAGGAAAAGTATCAGCGAGGCCATCACAACCATCCGCACCCGCAACGGCAGCGTCAGTCAAAACGCGCAGGAGCTGGCTTCGGCGCTCCGGGCACCACTATCTTATCGATTGATT ACGCTCTGTCTGATTTGGTATTTGACATCGGCGTTGACCAATACATCCTCGAAATCGATCCTCAATGCGCTTCCCATGCCCATCACATTGACAATTGTGCAATTTGCATTTGTCTCGATTTGGTGTCTGCTGCTAGTTTACCTCTCGACGGTCATCCCGTGGCTAAGGCAAACCGTCCCGGCACTCCAGACCGGAATCCGCTACCCTTCTCGTGATGTgatctcggcggccttgccTCTGGCAGTCTTCCAGCTGGCGGGTCATATTCTGAGCTCGATGGCCACCTCACAGATCCCCGTCTCACTAGTCCATACGATCAAGGGACTGTCCCCGCTGTTCACAGTGATGGCATACCGGGTGCTGTTTCGGATTCGGTACGCCAGAGCAACCTACCTGTCGCTGATCCCCCTGACCGTGGGTGTCATGTTGGCCTGTTCCACCGGATTGTCGACGAATCTCTTCGGCATCCTTTGCGCACTGTTGGCCGCTCTAGTCTTTGTTTCGCagaacatcttctccaagaagcTTTTCAATGAGGCAGCCCGTGCAGAGTCCGAGGGGCCGGGGCGGCAGAAGCTAGACAAGCTCAACCTGCTCTGCTATTGCTCAGGATTGGCTTTTTTCCTCACCCTGCCGATCTGGTTTGTCAGTGAGGGCTATCCCCTGATCGCCGATATCATCCACGACGGTGTCATCTCGCTGTCGGGCAAAAAGGGATCATTAGACCATGGTGCCCTGCTAGTCGAATTTGTGTTTAACGGCGTCTCACACTTTGCGCAAAACATCCTCGCCTTCGTCCTGCTGTCAATGATCTCCCCCGTGTCCTACTCGGTTGCTTCCTTGGTCAAACGAGTGTTTGTCATTGTGGCCGCGATTCTGTATTTTGGCAGCACCACAACTCCGATCCAAGCGGTTGGCATTGGCCTGACCTTTGTGGGTCTGTATCTATATGATCGCAACAGCCATGACGACGTGGCCGATCAACGGGCCAACGCGGATCACTTTCGCGCGCGCGAGTCCATTCTCCCTACGAATGTGCGCAGCGCAAGCAAGCCGTGGGATTCCAACGGGTATGCTTTCCCCTCGGGCTCCGCCCACAATCATGGCGCGCAGCCGATGCCCAAAAacagcaagaaggaggacgatgacggccttggccaggCCCGACCACGAGGGTCCAGCGTTTCCCACGCGTGGCTGCCGGGCACTAAGCAGGAATCGACCTGGCAGTCCAACGACACCCCAGCCGCTACCTAG